The DNA sequence CCATTCCACGCTTATAAAATCTAAAACCATGGAGCTATCACGTAGAAATTTTCTTGTAAAATCATCGTTGGCAGCCGCAGGGATTTCGGTTGCTGCAAATTCGAAATTGTATGCCGGCGGGAATTCCGGTCGCCTTCAGGAGTTGAAGACATCAGATTCAATAGAACAGGAATCATTTAAGTTCAGTGTATTTTCGAAAGTATTTCATTGGCTGCCAGTTCCTAAAATGGCCAACCGCTTAGCCACGATGGGATTCGATGGCATCGATCTGACGGTGAGGCCAAAGGGTCATGTTTTGCCCGAACGGGTAGAGGAAGATCTTCCAAAGGCGATAGAGGCTGCTAAAAAAGCTGGTATAAACATTTACTCCATCGTTACTTCGATAAATAATGCGGATGATCCGCTAACTGAAAAGATTTTGAAGACCGCCAGTTCGCTGGGTATTGGTCATTACCGGATGGACTGGTTGTATTATGATGATGCCAAATCGATTGAGCAAAATCTGGTTGCTATCCAAACTGTGATGAGTAAATTGGCTGTAATGAACGAAAAGTACAAAATACGCGGCGAGTACCAAAATCACTCCGGAAAGTATACGCCGCAATCTTATTTTGGATCTTCCATTTGGGATTTGTATTCAGTTTTGAATAAAATCAACTCACCCTGGCTCGGTTCGCAATATGATATCATGCACGCAACAGTGGAGGGTGCCTATTCGTGGGAAACAGATTTTAAACTCCTGAATCCTTACATTTATTCAATTGCTGTTAAAGATTATTTCTGGAAAAAAGAACAGGGCAAATGGGTTCCTGAAGTTGTACCGATCGGAGAAGGCATGATTGATTTCGATAAATATTTTGGTTTGATAAAACAATTCAAAATCAAATGTCCGGTTTCGATTCACTATGAATATCCACTTGGTGGTGCAGAGAAGGGCGACAGAACAATTACCATGAAAAGTGAAGATATCCTTTCGGCTATTGAAAAGGATCTAATTACACTGAAAAGCAAATTCAGGAATGCAAACCTGATTGAATAACAACTTCCGGTGAATGCTTGAATTCAGGAATTCGTCCGTCATAACAATATAAAAGGGAGGCTTAATGAACATCGAAAAACCAAGTTTTGGACAAGTTAAAGTTACGGCAACAGGATTTTTCAGCCTGTTCTCAATCGTCGGAATTGCTTTTTACGGCCTTCCGTTTTTCTACGATTTCTGGGTGCAGGATTATGGATGGTCGCGTGCAACTGTGACTTCAGGAAACGCATTTGGTAAAATTTTTATCGGGATGTTCGCGTTTATCGCCGGTTGGGTCATCGACAGGTTTGGTCCAAGAAGAATCATGCTTTCAGGAATATTGATGGGAGGAATAGCCTTGATTGGCTTAAGTGTAGTGACCACAATCTGGCATTTTTATTTCTTTTATCTGATCAGTGCATTGGGATACATGTGTGGAGGTCCGCTTCCGAATCAGGTGCTGATTTCCAGATGGTTCACCACTACACGCGGAAAAGCAATGGGTATTGCCTATCTCGGTATCGGTTTTGGTGGCATGTTGGTTCCGCAGCTTGCTAAAAAACTGAATTTGGAATTTGGCTGGCATCAGTCGCTGATGTTGCTGGGAATACTTATGATTCTGATTGCTTTTCCAATGATATGGTTTGTAAGTGATAATCCGGAAGACGCAAAAAATAAACATCAAAATGAAACGCCAAAAGTTCCGCTCGGTACCATTCTAAAGGGCTGGCCCTTTTATTTGTTGCTGATTGGAAGTATCTGTTCCATTGGGGCCGTGGCCGGAACGAGTCAAAATCTCAAGTTGTTTTTTAGTATCGATCTAAAATATACCCAACAACAATCGGCCAATGTGATTTCACTTGTTCTGGCCGCAAGTATTATCGGACGCCTGCTAATGGGCTGGCTGGCAGACAGGATACCCAAAAAATATGTGATGATACTGATTTATGCCATTGTTGCCGGGTCAATACCTCTGCTTTATCTGGCATCCACACCGGGAGTCATTTACTTGTTTGCTTTCATTTTCGGAATTGGCCTGGGTGGTGATTATATGATTATTCCATTGATGGCTGCAGAATTGTTCGGTGTAAAAGTGATGGGAAGAATCATGGGCATCATTCTCACTTTTGATGGGTTATCAGAAGCATTTTCGCCCATGATGGTAGGCTGGATGAGGGATAAAGGCGGAACTTACGCGAATGGATTTGCAACTTTAATGGTTTTGGGAGCAATTGGCATCATTGCAGTGTCATTTTTGCCGAAGGAAAACAATAAAATCTGAACAATTTTTGCAATGTGATTTATGCACTTATTTATAATTATATACAAACAAATACTGATATGAAGGAACCCTGGAATAACCTTTCGAGACGACGTTTTATGCAACTGGCAGCTCTTGGATCAGGAGGTGTTTTATTGTTTTCTCAATGCTCGAAACCTAATTCACTATGGCGTTTTTTTACCAATGCCGAAGCCCAATTAATGGATGCAGTAGCTGATCAGTTGATTCCACCTGATGAATGGCCCGGTGGCCGGGAATCCGGAGTTACAAATTTTATTGACAAACAATTGGTTGGACCATATGTCCGGTTTCAGGAGAAATACCGGAAAGGACTGAAGGCAGTTCAGAATTCGTGTGAAACCATGTATTTCATGAAGTTTGAAAAACTTAGTAGTGTAGAACAAATTTCTTTTATTGAAAAGATGGAAGCCGGTGAATTAAGTAAAACGCTTTGGACGGAAGTTACCGACCGTGAATTTTTTAACCTTATTCGGGATCATTCCATGCAGGCTTTTTATGGTAGTTCCCGCCAGGGAGGAAATAAAAACAACATCAGCTACAAAATGCTGCAGCTCGATTATCCATTAATAATTGGCCAAAACCGCTATAAAACTTAAACCATGGCAAATAAAAAAGTAAATGCGCTGATTGTAGGTGCCGGTGCCGGTGGAGGAGTGGTTGCCAAGGAACTAAGCACCGCCGGAATGTCGGTTGTGTTGTTCGAGCAGGGTGGATGGGTTTCTTATGACGACCATACGAATGATGAACTGCATTCGGAGCGTAATCCGGTTTTGGGCAATTCCTGTGGTCCTGATGACCAGCGGTATAAAAGGGTGAATATTCATGCGGATGGAAGCCGTCATATTGTTCTTCCGAGTGAAGGCGATTACAACAATATTTCAGCTTGTGTTGGTTCAGGGACAGTTACTTATGGTGCTTTGGCGTGGCGTTATATGCGCGAAGATTTTAAAATGAAAAGCACTTATGGTCATGTTCCCGGATCCACGCTTGAAGATTGGCCAATTACCTACGACGATCTGGAACCCTGCTACGAAAAGGCTGAATGGGAAATTGGAGTGGCAGGTGACGATTCCCTGAATCCATTTGCAGCTCCGAGGAAGAAGCCCCAACCAATGCCACCATTCACTCACAATCACGAAGCGGAGATGCTGAATAAGGCCGCGCTAAGATTGGGGTATCATCCGTTTTCTATCCCGGTTTTGAGAAATTCAGTTCCATACAATGGTCGTCCGGCTTGTTACCGGATGCGTACCTGTATCGGATATCCATGTCCGGTAGGTGCAAAAGCCGGAACTCACAATACGGTGATTCCTGTTGCCCTGAAAACCGGGAATTGTGAATTGCGGACAAACTGTATCGTTTCAGAAATCATTGTCGATGATCAGGGTAAAATTACGGGTGTCACCTATTTCGATCAGGATAACCGAAAAAAAACCCAATTGGCCGACCTTGTTGTTTTATCGGCTTCGGCCATTGAAACTGCACGTTTATTGCTGAATTCAAAATCGAAGTTTTTCCCTTCCGGAATTGGGAATGAAAACGACTGGGTTGGCCGTAATCTGCAGGGACATGCCTATCCGAGTGCAGTTGGCCTGTTCGAAGATGAGATTTATGATGATGTTGGTCCCGGATCTTCAGTTGCTATTTGCGATTTCAACCATCACAATCCGGGTATTATCGGAGGAGGTTATCTGGCAAACTCATTTATTCAAATGCCTTATGCATTTTCAAGAATGCGACCACCCGGAGAAAAACTTTGGGGAAAGCAGCATAAAGAGTTCCAGCGTAAATACTATAAAAAAATGGCCGCTGTTCACGGGCCATACCAGGAAATTCCCAATTTCGATCAGCGTGTGGATATTGATCCTACTGTAAAAGATTTTTGGGGAATTCCTGTGCCCCGGCTTTCAGGAAAAACACATGAAGAAGCCATAAAAGGATGCGCTTTTTTGGCAGACAAATCAGAAGAATGGCTAAAAGAGGCCGGTGCTGTAACGATCTGGAAATCGCTTGGAGTTTCCAACGGAGTAAGTGCCGGACAACATCAGGCAGGAACGTGCCGGATGGGCAATGATCCAAAAACTTCAGTAACCGACCGATATGGACGAGTTCATTCTACGTCGAATCTCTTTGTTGCTGATGGCAGTCTGCACGTTACCAATGGCGGATTTAATCCTGCACTGACCATTATGGCACTTGGTTATTGGGTCGGTGGCCATATTGCTTCTGAATGGAACAAAGGAAACCGGTTTAAATAATGAATCATGACTGTAAAAAAGAAGATATTTCGCAAAATTTTGATAATAATTCCTTTATTGATTCTTTTGGTTTTGATCGCGTTTGGATCATTTTATACCTACTGGAATTCTGCTCCTCCTTCAAGAACATGTGCCTCCTGCCATGAAATTGAAGGTGCGGTAAATATGTTTGCTGAGTCGTACCACCGGAATCTGCGTTGCACCGAATGTCACGGAACAGCCATAAGCAATGGCATTCATAGTTTAAAGGAAAAGGGATCGATGATCGTGAAGCATGCAAAAAACGAAAACACTGAAGATATCCGACTGAATGAAGATCAGGTTTTGGCAGTGACGGATAATTGTGCCCGTTGTCATGCCGATGAAAAGGCCAAATGGCTATCCGGAGGACATTCAGCCCGTTATCAGGATATATTTTTGAACGAAAAACACAATCGAACTGAGCAGTTAAATTTCGATTGTCTGCGTTGTCATGGAATGTTTGCAGATATTGACATCAATGGGTTGGTCGAACCGCTTGATAAGAAAGGCCCATGGAAGTTTAAGGATAACAAAATGGCAAGTCATCCTGTAATTCCATGTTTGGCTTGCCATCAGGTTCATGCAAAGGGTTCACCTCGAATGAGTCCCAATTATTCCAATCCGAAGGATGCTTTTTACCAGCGCAAAGTTACCAACTCAAAAGTAAGTTTTTATAACCGTCAGGATCAGACAAAGGTGCCAGCCGAAGACCTTCCAAAATTGAAACTTTGGGAAGGAGAGCTACCTGTAGAAGTATCAGACGATGTTCAAATGCGGAATTGTATCCAGTGCCATGCGCCGAATGCCCGCCATCAGGCCGGAACGGGTGATGACCTTACACCACGCGGCGTTCACGAAGGACTTTCGTGCATAGATTGTCACGAACTTCATTCGAACGATGCACGACACAGTTGCAGCAATTGTCATCCGGCAGTTTCTAATTGTAATTTGGATGTCACCAAAATGAATACCAGCTATTTTGATTCCAAAAGTCCAAACAACATTCATTGGGTTGCTTGTATTGATTGTCATCCGGAAAGGAAGGCCAGAAAAACAAAAAACAAAATAGTCACATCGAAAAATTATCGTTTTTGAATATAATTGAATTGTGCCATCCAAACAAATACGTAAAGTGATTGAACTTTCAATAAGTTCCCTGGTTAGAAGCAATTTATCTAATTTTGAAATCTCTAAGTGATTGCAATAAGTAATTGAACGAATAATTAAATTCTAAATATGAGTACTTCAGAAAATAGATCTAAGAAATATAAAGTCCTCTTCTTTGATCTGGACCGGACTTTATGGGATTACAGAGCGAATTCGGAGCAAACATTGAAGGACCTAGTCACAAAACATACTCCAGAATTGGTTGAAAGGTTTGATAAGTTTCTGGCTACATTTTACGATGTAAATGAGAGTTTATGGTTGGAATACAGAAATGGCAGGCTCTCTAAAGATAAATTGAGCACTCAACGTTTTATTGATTCATTTAAACGATTAGGAGTCGACGCTAAACCTTTTGCTGAGGAATTCAGCAATGATTATATCACAGAAAGTCCTAATAAAACCAAGTTATTTCCCAAAACGATCGAGACTCTCGAATATTTAAAAAATGCTGGTTATAAAATGTTCCTGTTAACCAATGGTTTTGTCGAAGTCCAAAAAGTTAAAATCAGAGACAGCAATCTGGAACCCTATTTTGAGACCATGATAACCTCTGAAGAAGCCGGATACCAAAAGCCAAATGAAAAAATATTTGAGTTTGCACTTCAAATTGTAAAAGCAGAAAAAACCGATTGTTTAATGATAGGTGACGATTTGGAAAGTGATATTGAAGGGGCTCAGAATTTTGGAATTGATACTGTCTTTTTTAACCCGGCAGGCTTAGTACATGAAAGTGTGCCTACTTTTGAAATAAAACAATTAGACGAGCTAACTAAGTTGTTGTAGGAAAATAGATTTTAAAACGAAGCAAGGA is a window from the Aquipluma nitroreducens genome containing:
- a CDS encoding MFS transporter produces the protein MNIEKPSFGQVKVTATGFFSLFSIVGIAFYGLPFFYDFWVQDYGWSRATVTSGNAFGKIFIGMFAFIAGWVIDRFGPRRIMLSGILMGGIALIGLSVVTTIWHFYFFYLISALGYMCGGPLPNQVLISRWFTTTRGKAMGIAYLGIGFGGMLVPQLAKKLNLEFGWHQSLMLLGILMILIAFPMIWFVSDNPEDAKNKHQNETPKVPLGTILKGWPFYLLLIGSICSIGAVAGTSQNLKLFFSIDLKYTQQQSANVISLVLAASIIGRLLMGWLADRIPKKYVMILIYAIVAGSIPLLYLASTPGVIYLFAFIFGIGLGGDYMIIPLMAAELFGVKVMGRIMGIILTFDGLSEAFSPMMVGWMRDKGGTYANGFATLMVLGAIGIIAVSFLPKENNKI
- a CDS encoding gluconate 2-dehydrogenase subunit 3 family protein, with product MKEPWNNLSRRRFMQLAALGSGGVLLFSQCSKPNSLWRFFTNAEAQLMDAVADQLIPPDEWPGGRESGVTNFIDKQLVGPYVRFQEKYRKGLKAVQNSCETMYFMKFEKLSSVEQISFIEKMEAGELSKTLWTEVTDREFFNLIRDHSMQAFYGSSRQGGNKNNISYKMLQLDYPLIIGQNRYKT
- a CDS encoding YjjG family noncanonical pyrimidine nucleotidase; the protein is MSTSENRSKKYKVLFFDLDRTLWDYRANSEQTLKDLVTKHTPELVERFDKFLATFYDVNESLWLEYRNGRLSKDKLSTQRFIDSFKRLGVDAKPFAEEFSNDYITESPNKTKLFPKTIETLEYLKNAGYKMFLLTNGFVEVQKVKIRDSNLEPYFETMITSEEAGYQKPNEKIFEFALQIVKAEKTDCLMIGDDLESDIEGAQNFGIDTVFFNPAGLVHESVPTFEIKQLDELTKLL
- a CDS encoding GMC family oxidoreductase; the protein is MANKKVNALIVGAGAGGGVVAKELSTAGMSVVLFEQGGWVSYDDHTNDELHSERNPVLGNSCGPDDQRYKRVNIHADGSRHIVLPSEGDYNNISACVGSGTVTYGALAWRYMREDFKMKSTYGHVPGSTLEDWPITYDDLEPCYEKAEWEIGVAGDDSLNPFAAPRKKPQPMPPFTHNHEAEMLNKAALRLGYHPFSIPVLRNSVPYNGRPACYRMRTCIGYPCPVGAKAGTHNTVIPVALKTGNCELRTNCIVSEIIVDDQGKITGVTYFDQDNRKKTQLADLVVLSASAIETARLLLNSKSKFFPSGIGNENDWVGRNLQGHAYPSAVGLFEDEIYDDVGPGSSVAICDFNHHNPGIIGGGYLANSFIQMPYAFSRMRPPGEKLWGKQHKEFQRKYYKKMAAVHGPYQEIPNFDQRVDIDPTVKDFWGIPVPRLSGKTHEEAIKGCAFLADKSEEWLKEAGAVTIWKSLGVSNGVSAGQHQAGTCRMGNDPKTSVTDRYGRVHSTSNLFVADGSLHVTNGGFNPALTIMALGYWVGGHIASEWNKGNRFK
- a CDS encoding cytochrome c3 family protein; the protein is MTVKKKIFRKILIIIPLLILLVLIAFGSFYTYWNSAPPSRTCASCHEIEGAVNMFAESYHRNLRCTECHGTAISNGIHSLKEKGSMIVKHAKNENTEDIRLNEDQVLAVTDNCARCHADEKAKWLSGGHSARYQDIFLNEKHNRTEQLNFDCLRCHGMFADIDINGLVEPLDKKGPWKFKDNKMASHPVIPCLACHQVHAKGSPRMSPNYSNPKDAFYQRKVTNSKVSFYNRQDQTKVPAEDLPKLKLWEGELPVEVSDDVQMRNCIQCHAPNARHQAGTGDDLTPRGVHEGLSCIDCHELHSNDARHSCSNCHPAVSNCNLDVTKMNTSYFDSKSPNNIHWVACIDCHPERKARKTKNKIVTSKNYRF
- a CDS encoding sugar phosphate isomerase/epimerase family protein; amino-acid sequence: MELSRRNFLVKSSLAAAGISVAANSKLYAGGNSGRLQELKTSDSIEQESFKFSVFSKVFHWLPVPKMANRLATMGFDGIDLTVRPKGHVLPERVEEDLPKAIEAAKKAGINIYSIVTSINNADDPLTEKILKTASSLGIGHYRMDWLYYDDAKSIEQNLVAIQTVMSKLAVMNEKYKIRGEYQNHSGKYTPQSYFGSSIWDLYSVLNKINSPWLGSQYDIMHATVEGAYSWETDFKLLNPYIYSIAVKDYFWKKEQGKWVPEVVPIGEGMIDFDKYFGLIKQFKIKCPVSIHYEYPLGGAEKGDRTITMKSEDILSAIEKDLITLKSKFRNANLIE